DNA from Krasilnikovia cinnamomea:
AACGGCGGCCCGGTGATCGCCGCGCCCTGCGCCTGTGCGCAGGCCGCCGCCTGGCCGTACGTGCGGCTCAGCCAAGGCCCGATTTCGGCAACCGTCAGCGTGGCGCGCGCGACGGCGGTGGTCTGCCGCTGCCGCGTCCGGGCCGTGATCTCGTATCTCGTCATGTCTTGCGCCCTTCGCGACGTCGCTATGACATCGGGGCGGCGTGGACGCGCAAATACCGGTCGATGCCCAGGCGGTGCCACACCTCGCGCCGGCTCTGGCGGACCATGGGCAACGCGTCAGCGGCATCGACCACCCGCGGGTCGTCGATCGCGTACCGGCGGCCGTACACGTCGATCGTCGCCCGGCCGGACGCGCGGATGTTGCGCAGCCAGTCCACGTTTGCGCCGTACGGCAGGGGGATCACGAACTCGTCACCCACCGGCTCCGCCACGACCGGGGTCGTGTACGAACGTCCGGAGCGGCGTCCCACGTGGTGCAGGGCGGCGGCGTACCAGTAGCGGCGTCCGGCCGCCAGCCGCATGATCGGGTTGAGGATCCACTTGTTGAATGTCCGTACCGCTCCCAGACGGTGGGGGTTGGTCTTCGTTCCGGCCATCGTGACTCCCCGGCCCGGGCGGACCGCGGCGGCCCGCGGTGATGGATGCCCGAAGCTCCACCTTCAGCACATCGCAGAGACTGGCCGGCGGGAAGGGAACATGGTCCCGAGCGACCGGGGGTCGAAGGGCTCGGCCCTTGTCGAGGTGTCCGGCACGCCAGCTCACCGGTCCGTCGGCACGCTCCGCGGCGCGCCATTCTTGCGCGGACCGGAGCAGCGCGAAGCGCGTCCACGTGGACGCGCTTCGTGGGCGGGCCCTCACCGCGGTGCCGCTGGGTCGCCCTGCGGGC
Protein-coding regions in this window:
- a CDS encoding nitroreductase family deazaflavin-dependent oxidoreductase — encoded protein: MAGTKTNPHRLGAVRTFNKWILNPIMRLAAGRRYWYAAALHHVGRRSGRSYTTPVVAEPVGDEFVIPLPYGANVDWLRNIRASGRATIDVYGRRYAIDDPRVVDAADALPMVRQSRREVWHRLGIDRYLRVHAAPMS